In Planktothrix tepida PCC 9214, the genomic window TGGGACACTAAACCCATGTCTTTATGTAGATGTACCTTGTCGCCCTCAAAGGTGGCAATTCCGGCGGATTCTTGGCCTCGGTGTTGGAGCGCGTACAGACCAAAATAAGCCAGTTTTGCAACATCCTCACCCGGAGCATAAACCCCAAAAACGCCACAGGCTTCTTCTGGTTTATCGGGTTGTTCGTGATCAACCGGGTGGGCAGAGTGCGTATCAAGGGAATCGTTTGGAATCATGTTACGGTTTGGCTCCTGATTGGCAAAGTCAGATGGTGGGAACGGTATAACGCTACTGGATTATAGAGGTAGAATGACTAAAAAGTTAATATTCTCTTAATCTTGTCCCTCTTTACTGTAGCTTATTTGACACGGATCAGGGAATAAAATCAGTTATCAGTTATCAGTTATCAGTTATCAGCGTGTAGAACTCAGATTTTGATCATTGGTTAACATCTTGATGAGTCTGTACGGACGGACTCCCGCTATGCGAGTGAATCAACTGTCTATTTCTCGACTGATCACTGATCACTGATTATTCATAACCGTCGTTCAATAGCGTTTTCATAGGAAACCTGCATTTCTGCAACATTAACCTCTATTAAGCTCTGATCATCAGCCGTGAGAATTTGTAAAGATTCAGACACCGACCCCACAGAACCTAAAACCTGCCAGATGTCGTGTTCTGTTCCTAACTGTTGTTGCAGATAGGTTTCCCAAACCGATTGATTTTCAGGCTTAACAGAAACCAGAATCCGTCCCCCGCCTTCTGCGAACAAAATATTATCCCAACGCACAGAAGCGGTAGAACTTAAACTCAGCTTAACCATTGCGCCTTTTTGACTACTCATGCAGCATTCAGCTAACGCCACTGCTAACCCTCCTTCGGCACAATCATGGGCCGATTGAATCCAACCTTGACGAATGCCTTCCCGACAAGCTGCTTGTACCTTTTGTTCTAACTCAAAATCGACTCTGGGCGGTTTCCCTGCAATGGTTTGATGAACTACAGCCAGATATTCAGACGCTCCTAACGTAGGTAAGGTTTTGTCATCCCCCAAAAGATAGATTAAATCCCCTGAATTTTGCCAAGCTTGGCCACAAATTTTCGTTAAATCTGAAATCAATCCCACCATTCCCACCACGGGAGTCGGATAAATGGCTTCAGGATTTCCTTCTGCATCAAGGGTTTCATTGTAAAGCGATACATTTCCCCCCGTTACGGGAGTATTAAACGCTTTACAGCCATCGGAAATTCCCCGACAAGCTTCGGCTAACTGCCAATATCCGATGGGTTTTTCAGGGCTCCCAAAATTTAAGTTATCCGTCACCGCCACAGGTTCAGCCCCCACACAACTTAAATTCCGGGCGGCTTCGGCTACTGTTGCTTTTGCTCCTTCGTAGGGGTCAAGATACACATACCGAGAGTTACAGTCTACCGTTGCGGCTAATCCCTTATTAACTGACCCTTGGAAATTTGGAACAGGTTCCAACGGCCTTAACCGAATCACCGCCGCATCTCCACCGCCAGGAACTAAAACGGTATTATTTTGAACTTGATGATCATATTGACGATAAACCCAGCGTTTAGAGGCAATAGAAGGGGTATCTAATAACGTTAATAATACCTGATTCCACGATTGAAATTCGCCGTTAATTTCAAGTCCTAAAATTGTAGATTGAGGTAAAGATTCCGGTGTCCACTGCCATGCTTTTTGAGCATATTCTGGGGGTTCTGATAATATTTCTCGCGGATATAACGGCGTATTTTCTGCTAAAGCATCGGCTGGTATTTCCGCCGCAATTCCCCCTTTAAATAAAATTCTAACGATGGGTTCTGCAATGACTGTTCCTGCAACAACCGCTTGCAATCCCCAACGATGGAAAATCTCAATTAACTCCGGTTCTCGTCCTTTTTGAGCCACAAATAACATTCGTTCTTGAGATTCCGATAATAGATATTCATAGGGAACCATCCCCGTTTCTCGCACCGGAATTAAGTCTAAATCGAGTTCAATTCCGACCCCACCTTTTGCCGCCATTTCTGACGTTGAACAGGTAATTCCTGCGGCTCCCATATCTTGGGCTGCCACCACCGCCCCGGTTTTAAACGCTTCTAAACACGCTTCAACTAAAGACTTTTCTAAAAACGGATCTCCCACCTGTACTGCGGGGCGATCTTGTATTGATTCTTCGCTTAATTCAGCACTAGCAAAACTCGCGCCCCCCATGCCATCCCGCCCCGTTGTTGAACCTACATATAACACAGGATTTCCAATTCCTGAAGCTCCTGATTTAACGATTTCTGGGGTTTCCATTAACCCAATTGCCATCGCATTAACTAGGGGATTTCCATTATAAGCCGGATCAAAATAAACCTCTCCTCCAACAGTCGGAACCCCGAAACAATTCCCGTAATTAGAGATACCTGAAACAACGCCTTTAAAGATTTGTCGAGTTCGGGAATCTTCTAAGGAACCAAACCGTAAAGAATTTAATGCAGCAATAGGACGCGCCCCCATTGTAAAGATATCCCTTAATATTCCTCCGACTCCTGTGGCGGCACCTTGGAAGGGTTCAATGGCTGAAGGGTGATTATGGGATTCGATTTTAAAGGCAATATGGAGTCCATCTCCAAAGTCTACAACTCCGGCATTTTCCCCAGGGCCAACTAATATTCTCTCTCCCGTCGTGGGAAATTGTTTGAGGAGGGGACGGGAATTTTTATAACAACAGTGTTCACTCCACATCACGCCAAACATCCCCAATTCTGCTTGATTGGGGTGTCGTCCTAAGCGTCGGACTATTTCTTCATATTCTTCCGGTTTAATGCCTTCAGAGGCGATTTCTTCAGCAGAAAAGGGAGTATTGGTTTCGGTAGACATGGGTTAAGCGATCGCACTTTGCAGACAGCATTGTTTATTGTATAGCAAGGGAGAGGCAACAGGGAACAGGAAGGAAAACCTTCTGGGATAGCCCTACTTATTGTTTATTCTTACCGATAATATTTGTCCAAAGCTAATTAATATACTTCATCATGGCTACCAATATGTACAAATACAGCCTTTTCATCTTCGGTAAAGTAGAACAATACCCAATAATACCCTGGCATCATAATCTATAATAAAACTCCAAAATTCTTTAAGCTTGCCCGATAGTTTATGCGTTTTTAAACTCGGATCGTAAGGATTGACTGCAAACTGTTCCAATTTCCCATAATTGCCTCATGACCTTCCCCCAAATTAACAATTATTCCATCCATCAATATTGGATGAATCAAGCGTTAGAATTAGCGCAACAAGCAGGAGAAGCCGGAGAAGTGCCCGTTGGAGCTATTATTATTAATCATAATAATCAATTAATTGCCCAAGCTCAAAACCGCAAAGAACGAGACTTTGATCCGACGGCTCATGCAGAAATATTAGTGCTACGAGAAGCGGGAAAACAATTAAAAAATTGGCATCTCAATACTTGTACCCTCTATGTGACCCTAGAACCTTGTCCCATGTGTACCGGAGCCATTTTACAAGCTCGTTTAGGGTTACTGGTTTATGGCGCAGATGATCCTAAAACGGGTACTATCCGCACCGTTGCGAACCTTCCTGATAGTGCTTGTTCGTTTCATCGGTTATCGGTTTTAGGAGGAATATTAGAATCTTCCTGTCGTCAACAGTTACAAGCTTGGTTTGCTCAAAAACGCCATTGAAAAGCTTTGCTGAACAGACAATAGAAAAACTGTCCTGAACCCCATAGATAATCCCTTTTAAACTTTTTAATCTAAAGTTAAGAGGTTTATTTGATCCAGAAAACCATTATGCTCATCCTTGACTCTCATCAATCTTCTGCAAAAATGTCCATCCCGACAAAGGAAACACCCACTAATTCTGATGTTTCCCCCTGGTTAGCTTCCTTGGTTTACCCCTTGGGACGATATTTTGTTTTACCGTTCTATTTCAAATCCCTGGAAGTCATTGGCCAAGAACATCTTCCCAAACAAGGCCCTGTTATCTTAGCACCCACCCATCGTTCTCGTTGGGATGCTTTGATCGTTCCCTTTGCGACGGGTCGCCATGTCACCGGACGAGATTTACGATTTATGGTGACAGTGGATGAAATGAAAGGACTCCAAGGCTGGTTTATTCGTCATTTAGGAGGGTTTGCAGTGAATCAAAAACACCCGACTATTGCCACCCTCCGTTATGGGTTAGAATTACTCCACCAAGGAGAAATGTTAGTGATTTTTCCAGAAGGTAATATTTTTCAGGATCATCAAGTTCACCCGCTCAAACCGGGACTTGCTCGTTTAGCACTACAAGCGGAAACCAGCTATCACAATTTAGGGATTAAAATTGTACCGATGTCCTTACACTATGATCCGATTATCCCCCATCAAGGTGCTCGTGTTCAAGTTAGGATTGGTTCGCCCTTATCGGTTCTTGATTATTCTCAAGGTTCGATTAAGAAAAATGCTCAATCTCTGATGCAAGATTTAGAATTTGCTCTCCATCAAATTGATCAGCAATAACCGTTATAATCAAGATTAAGAGTCAGCCATATGTTGTTTGGATTAAATCAATACGAATGAACTCTAGCTTGAATTTCCAGCCCGGTCAGATTGTGGGATTAAATCATCTCAACCGTTGTTTATATGCAGAAGTCATTCAAGTTGTCGAATTTCGGGGAGTGTGTTGGGTACGCCCTTTGATGTTAATTGAAAGGTTAGCCGATCAAGATCAAGGTGATTATTTGGATGTTCCTAATACCCCAGAATCCTTTATTTTGTACAATTTGCAACAAAGCCCTGATTTAATTTGGCCGACTCAGTTATTTAGAGCCGCTTTAGATACGGAGGTGATTCCCTTCTTAGCTCAGTTAGACGCTCCAGATGTCAATTTTCCGGGAATAAAACCCGTTAATGCTCGTTCTGCTCACCAACAATTGCGAGAGTTTATTCGTCAGGTTTGGCAAGCTTATCCTGATGTTTTTCAGTCTGTTGATCATCCTGAAGTTGATGTTAAATGAACTGAAAAACACGTTTAGTAAGCACCGTCAACCTAATCGCTGAAAATATTTTATTTGGCTATATCAAAATTTTAAACCGTGAACTCATTAATGGCTAGAAATTAACCGAATACGACCTGCATCCATTTCTTCCATTAAGAGTTCTAAGGCTTCATAATCCACATCTGAAATATAACCGAGTCGGGTTAACTCAGTGTTAATCGCATTCTCAATTTCAGGGGTCAGACATTTGAAATAGAGTGCTTTTTCAACCAATTTACGAATCATATTCGTTGCTGACATGGCAGGTACAGAGAACTCAGATAGCTTTATTGTCTTATAAACTGTTATTTTGACTTGTGATCACATCCTTTGATTCTGCGTGATCCCTATCACTTAATTTTCAGGAACTTTATTGATAGTTATTCTGTCCCCAATCCATCCTTCTTAAGGAATATTTTTTAGTGTCATTGGATACATTTTACTTAAAATCTAGCTTCAAAAATTAATCGGTCTTTTGTTTCGGTAACAACTATTTTATGACACTTGAGGCTCGAAATTGCTGTATTAATTGTTACTCTTTTCTGTAAAAGAAAAACGGTACTCTAGCCTAGTCTTATTACCCAATCAGTCTGATCACAACTCCTACTGAAAACAATAACATCCTGATTTCGGTAACATTTATACTTTCTGGTCTAGGTTAACCCCTCAGTTTCTGCTACAATGAGCCAGTAGAATTATCGATTAAAACCTTAAAGATTGTCCTTTTATACAGGTGAGGTTGACTTTGGCAGTCGCAGTAGAACAACTGATTACACCGGAAATTCACCAACCTGCACGTTATTTGGGTCAGGAGTTAGGCGCGAAACGCAAACCTTGGGAGTCCGCCATTGTGCGTTGGTCGTTGACCTATCCTGAAGTTTATGAGGTGGGAGTCTCTAATTTGGGCCATGTTATTCTCTACAATATTTTAAACACTCAACCTCGGCAATTATGCGATCGCGCCTATCTCCCGGCACCGGACTTTGCTAAAAAATTACGCGACACCCAAACCCCTCTATTTGCTGTTGAGTCCCGTCGCTCTTTAATTGATTTTGATATCTTAGGATTTAGCCTCAGCTACGAATTAGGGGCAACCAATATCCTAGAAATGTTAGATTTGGCTGAAATTCCTTTAACCTGGAAAGAGCGACAAAATTATTCGGTTTGGGCTAATGAAAACGAAGCTACTCAACGCCATTATCCGTTAATTTTTGCGGGAGGACAAACGGCAACTTCTAACCCTGAACCCTACGCTGATTTTTTTGATTTTATTGCTTTAGGAGATGGCGAAGAATTATTACCCGAAATCGGATTAATTATTGAAGAAGGCAATAAAAATAACTTAAATCGAGAAGAAGTTTTATTAGATTTAGCGCAAATTCCAGGGGTCTATGTTCCCCAATTTTATCAGATGGCAGAAGATGGTTCTGTTCATCCCTTACGGGCTGATGTTCCAACTCAAATTTTAAGACGGGTTGCGGCACCAATGCCCGCTTATTCAATTAAATTTGTCCCCTATGTCCAAACAGTTCATGATCGATTAGTGATTGAAGTTCGACGGGGTTGTACAAGGGGATGTCGCTTTTGTCAACCCGGAATGTTAACCCGTCCGGCGCGAGATGTGGAACCGGAAGCGGTGATTCAAACCGTTGAAAAAGGCATGAAAGAAACG contains:
- a CDS encoding lysophospholipid acyltransferase family protein, translated to MLILDSHQSSAKMSIPTKETPTNSDVSPWLASLVYPLGRYFVLPFYFKSLEVIGQEHLPKQGPVILAPTHRSRWDALIVPFATGRHVTGRDLRFMVTVDEMKGLQGWFIRHLGGFAVNQKHPTIATLRYGLELLHQGEMLVIFPEGNIFQDHQVHPLKPGLARLALQAETSYHNLGIKIVPMSLHYDPIIPHQGARVQVRIGSPLSVLDYSQGSIKKNAQSLMQDLEFALHQIDQQ
- the tadA gene encoding tRNA adenosine(34) deaminase TadA, with the protein product MTFPQINNYSIHQYWMNQALELAQQAGEAGEVPVGAIIINHNNQLIAQAQNRKERDFDPTAHAEILVLREAGKQLKNWHLNTCTLYVTLEPCPMCTGAILQARLGLLVYGADDPKTGTIRTVANLPDSACSFHRLSVLGGILESSCRQQLQAWFAQKRH
- the purL gene encoding phosphoribosylformylglycinamidine synthase subunit PurL, encoding MSTETNTPFSAEEIASEGIKPEEYEEIVRRLGRHPNQAELGMFGVMWSEHCCYKNSRPLLKQFPTTGERILVGPGENAGVVDFGDGLHIAFKIESHNHPSAIEPFQGAATGVGGILRDIFTMGARPIAALNSLRFGSLEDSRTRQIFKGVVSGISNYGNCFGVPTVGGEVYFDPAYNGNPLVNAMAIGLMETPEIVKSGASGIGNPVLYVGSTTGRDGMGGASFASAELSEESIQDRPAVQVGDPFLEKSLVEACLEAFKTGAVVAAQDMGAAGITCSTSEMAAKGGVGIELDLDLIPVRETGMVPYEYLLSESQERMLFVAQKGREPELIEIFHRWGLQAVVAGTVIAEPIVRILFKGGIAAEIPADALAENTPLYPREILSEPPEYAQKAWQWTPESLPQSTILGLEINGEFQSWNQVLLTLLDTPSIASKRWVYRQYDHQVQNNTVLVPGGGDAAVIRLRPLEPVPNFQGSVNKGLAATVDCNSRYVYLDPYEGAKATVAEAARNLSCVGAEPVAVTDNLNFGSPEKPIGYWQLAEACRGISDGCKAFNTPVTGGNVSLYNETLDAEGNPEAIYPTPVVGMVGLISDLTKICGQAWQNSGDLIYLLGDDKTLPTLGASEYLAVVHQTIAGKPPRVDFELEQKVQAACREGIRQGWIQSAHDCAEGGLAVALAECCMSSQKGAMVKLSLSSTASVRWDNILFAEGGGRILVSVKPENQSVWETYLQQQLGTEHDIWQVLGSVGSVSESLQILTADDQSLIEVNVAEMQVSYENAIERRL